The following are encoded together in the Tepidiforma bonchosmolovskayae genome:
- a CDS encoding class F sortase, protein MKLARNLAVAVFVLGLALLVVGVACSTSNASDEPAPTPTPEPTATATATPTPRPSPTPTPTPFAGKVARLKIPRFGVDAPIEELGVDSTNTLETPKAENTAVGWYYIYDRPGWGGNAVFSAHVYYHSKPAPFVNLAKAQPGDLVIVVMENGTEYRYEVISNTRYHRDTIPMGEIIDPPQKPDYDEWVTLITCGGELDSTGLEYLHRDVVVAKRIWQ, encoded by the coding sequence GTGAAGCTTGCCCGCAACCTCGCCGTTGCCGTCTTCGTTCTTGGCCTCGCCCTCCTCGTCGTCGGCGTCGCCTGCAGCACCAGCAACGCCAGCGATGAGCCTGCCCCCACCCCAACCCCCGAGCCCACCGCAACCGCGACCGCAACCCCGACACCGCGGCCCAGCCCCACGCCGACCCCAACCCCCTTCGCCGGTAAGGTCGCCCGCCTCAAAATCCCCCGCTTCGGCGTCGATGCCCCCATCGAAGAGCTCGGCGTCGACTCCACCAACACCCTCGAAACCCCGAAGGCCGAAAACACCGCCGTCGGCTGGTACTACATCTACGATCGGCCCGGCTGGGGCGGAAACGCCGTCTTCAGCGCCCACGTCTACTACCACTCCAAACCGGCCCCCTTCGTCAACCTCGCCAAAGCCCAGCCCGGCGACCTCGTCATCGTCGTCATGGAGAACGGCACCGAGTACCGCTACGAGGTCATTTCCAACACCCGCTACCACCGCGACACCATCCCCATGGGCGAAATTATCGACCCGCCCCAGAAGCCCGACTACGACGAGTGGGTGACCCTCATCACCTGCGGCGGCGAACTCGATTCCACCGGCCTCGAATACCTCCACCGCGACGTCGTCGTCGCGAAGCGCATCTGGCAGTAG
- a CDS encoding class F sortase codes for MRILPYAAVFTFVAGISLLAVGWHYAPADAPGTPVPVVGFDLRPTLTATPTASPTALPSPTPTPTPFDGRVARMVAPSLGIDHAIEEIGLLPNNQLDTPHDGVNKVGWYYIYDKPGFGRNAVFAAHVNYNFKPGPFANLYRAKPGDRITIQMENGPAYVYEVFFFQRYDVNTIPMGDLIAGVVNGTPRPEGEEWITLITCGGRFVATQPNGLGEYLDRDVVVARRIQ; via the coding sequence ATGCGCATCCTGCCGTACGCCGCCGTGTTCACCTTTGTCGCCGGCATCAGTCTCCTTGCCGTCGGCTGGCACTACGCGCCGGCCGATGCGCCCGGGACACCGGTGCCCGTCGTCGGCTTCGACCTCCGCCCCACCCTGACCGCCACTCCCACGGCCAGTCCCACAGCCCTCCCGAGCCCGACGCCCACCCCGACCCCCTTCGACGGCAGGGTCGCCCGCATGGTCGCACCGTCCCTCGGCATCGACCACGCCATCGAAGAGATCGGCCTCCTCCCGAACAACCAGCTCGATACCCCCCACGACGGCGTCAACAAGGTCGGCTGGTACTACATCTACGACAAGCCCGGCTTCGGCCGAAACGCCGTCTTCGCCGCCCACGTCAACTACAACTTCAAACCGGGCCCCTTCGCCAACCTCTACAGGGCCAAACCCGGCGACCGCATCACCATCCAGATGGAAAACGGCCCTGCCTACGTCTACGAGGTCTTCTTCTTCCAGCGGTACGACGTGAACACCATCCCGATGGGCGACCTCATCGCCGGCGTCGTCAACGGCACCCCGAGGCCCGAAGGCGAAGAGTGGATCACCCTCATCACCTGCGGCGGCCGCTTTGTCGCCACCCAGCCCAACGGCCTCGGCGAATACCTCGACCGCGACGTCGTCGTCGCCCGCCGCATCCAGTAA
- a CDS encoding helix-turn-helix domain-containing protein — MASIGDTLREARERRGLTIEQAAQETRISPRFLEALEAEEFDALPAPVYVRGFLRSYANYLRIDPQPLLDQLVGGDIGFPVGPAGYVGGPRQPGRTSPPRERTDPFRRAAGPPPAAGPGAAGDDWAPELPAQGDRSAGPAPIAPPSYQEELNPDPYGYERGPGPYRRAAGGVLLERPELPGQGGVPRGVMLALAGAVAAVVALAVVVVLRGGGDGDGTPAGAPGEPTRAVTPAAVVPVGSATPRATGTAAASPTGTGTPAGTATATVTGTPGTGTPTVAAGTTPGTTATPTPTQTPTPTVVPTATPTPFVPTPTPTPLPPRPSALSACNLNLELGKCGPSPARVICFPPFPADLGIGSNSNWFVDVSGTYPLQPGWREVYVEYTVSVGPLIKAGQRGCQ; from the coding sequence ATGGCGAGTATCGGGGACACGCTGCGGGAGGCGCGGGAGCGCCGCGGACTGACGATCGAGCAGGCTGCGCAGGAGACGCGGATTTCGCCGCGGTTCCTGGAGGCTCTCGAGGCGGAGGAGTTCGACGCGCTGCCCGCGCCGGTGTATGTGCGGGGGTTCCTGCGTTCGTACGCAAACTACCTGCGGATCGACCCGCAGCCGCTGCTGGACCAGCTGGTGGGCGGCGATATCGGCTTCCCGGTCGGGCCGGCCGGCTATGTGGGCGGGCCCCGGCAACCGGGCCGGACGAGCCCGCCGCGCGAGCGGACCGACCCCTTCCGGCGGGCGGCCGGACCTCCGCCGGCGGCGGGGCCCGGCGCCGCGGGGGATGACTGGGCGCCGGAGCTGCCGGCACAGGGGGACCGGAGCGCCGGACCGGCGCCGATTGCGCCGCCGTCGTACCAGGAAGAACTGAACCCTGACCCCTACGGGTACGAGCGGGGGCCTGGGCCCTACCGGCGGGCAGCGGGCGGCGTGCTGCTGGAGCGGCCGGAGCTCCCGGGACAGGGGGGCGTGCCGCGCGGCGTCATGCTGGCGCTCGCGGGGGCCGTTGCGGCGGTGGTCGCGCTGGCAGTTGTTGTGGTGCTGCGGGGCGGCGGCGACGGGGACGGCACGCCGGCAGGGGCGCCGGGCGAGCCGACGCGGGCCGTGACGCCGGCGGCGGTGGTCCCGGTTGGGTCGGCGACGCCCCGGGCGACGGGGACGGCGGCGGCATCGCCGACGGGCACGGGCACGCCGGCGGGGACCGCAACGGCGACCGTGACGGGCACGCCGGGGACGGGTACGCCGACCGTGGCGGCGGGAACGACGCCGGGTACGACTGCAACGCCGACACCGACGCAGACGCCGACGCCGACCGTCGTGCCGACGGCCACACCGACGCCGTTCGTGCCGACACCGACGCCCACGCCGCTGCCGCCGCGGCCGAGCGCCCTGAGCGCGTGCAACCTGAACCTCGAGCTGGGGAAGTGCGGTCCGTCGCCGGCGCGGGTGATCTGCTTCCCGCCGTTCCCGGCGGACCTCGGTATTGGCTCGAACTCGAACTGGTTCGTGGACGTGAGCGGGACCTATCCGCTGCAGCCGGGGTGGCGCGAGGTGTACGTGGAGTACACGGTGAGCGTCGGGCCGCTGATCAAAGCCGGGCAGCGGGGCTGCCAGTGA
- a CDS encoding CAP domain-containing protein has protein sequence MAGFELARPGAFGGWLRDWRPGPFLPLYAAALLAGAGLGIGFSVFAADAERVAPRGIVEAPAAAAPAQPAAGIEPAQPPEPAAEDGMAFDPGPGALPMELARALGAFGPWSEAAPATEASAPQPAAPAAPVRPAAAPPAPQPAAANPPAAPAAAPVAPPAKPNFYVPQVSGGPATALELQLFELINAERAKAGLAPYVLDAGLTRIARTRSQQLIDQGYFGHVDPYGYSMYVELLAYFGYTSYAWAGENLAMNNYPAGQAAAVALEGLMNSPTHRANLLAGDFSRVGIGEITDAQGRHYFTMIFLG, from the coding sequence ATGGCAGGATTCGAGCTTGCGCGTCCCGGGGCGTTCGGCGGCTGGCTGCGCGACTGGCGGCCGGGACCGTTCCTTCCGCTGTATGCGGCGGCGCTGCTCGCTGGCGCGGGACTGGGCATCGGCTTTTCGGTGTTTGCGGCAGATGCGGAGCGGGTGGCGCCGCGGGGGATCGTCGAGGCGCCGGCGGCAGCTGCGCCGGCCCAGCCTGCGGCGGGAATCGAGCCGGCGCAGCCCCCGGAGCCGGCGGCCGAGGACGGCATGGCGTTCGACCCGGGACCCGGGGCGCTGCCGATGGAGCTCGCGCGGGCGCTGGGGGCGTTCGGCCCATGGAGCGAGGCGGCGCCGGCGACGGAGGCGTCAGCGCCTCAGCCGGCCGCCCCCGCCGCGCCGGTCCGGCCCGCGGCTGCTCCACCTGCGCCGCAGCCGGCAGCAGCGAACCCGCCTGCTGCGCCGGCGGCCGCGCCGGTTGCGCCGCCTGCGAAGCCGAATTTCTATGTGCCGCAGGTTTCGGGGGGCCCGGCGACGGCGCTCGAGCTGCAACTGTTCGAGCTCATCAATGCGGAGCGGGCGAAGGCCGGGCTGGCGCCGTACGTGCTCGATGCCGGGCTCACGCGGATTGCGCGGACGCGCTCGCAGCAGCTCATCGACCAGGGGTACTTCGGGCACGTCGACCCGTACGGGTATTCGATGTACGTGGAGCTGCTGGCGTACTTCGGCTACACGAGCTACGCGTGGGCGGGCGAGAACCTGGCGATGAACAACTACCCGGCCGGGCAGGCGGCAGCGGTGGCGCTGGAGGGGCTGATGAACAGCCCGACCCACCGTGCGAATCTCCTAGCAGGGGACTTCAGCCGGGTCGGCATCGGCGAGATCACGGACGCGCAGGGGCGCCACTACTTCACGATGATCTTCCTCGGATAG